CAATGTGTTGTAGGCGTAGcacataggtaggtatgtatatcCATTCGAAACGATAATGGCCAAATTGTACAGAATGAATCCGGAGCTCTATCTCAATAACATCTCTATGCGATACAAACAATTTTCTCTCCTTCAAAGACATGATGTTTCATCACATATCAAAGAGCAAATTCTTGCAAAATTTATATCATTTCGCAGCCAAGTAGAGAGATTAGAAACCTAATTAACTGGATCCGAACCCTTCCacgtctaacctagtctaactGGTTAAGTGCAAAACGCCATAGAGTCAACAACTTGAAGAGAAAACTGGTTTGGCAATAGCAGGGACAAGGCCTATGGTTATCTCACAGGCCTTGTGTGTTACCCGTGTTAGCACAAGCAGCAGTTATTTCATTTCGCAACTTTCCAATGACGTAAGCATAGGTTAGTTTCATCTCTCataataatgtcaaatagcatacCAATCGTATCACTTATTACTTACTTCGTTCATGTGACATACGAGCAAGCTGTGCTTTAAGTAGGAAAGTAGGTTATGGCAATATGTGCTCGCTTTTCTTAGTAAGTACCATTAATCTTCTAAAATATTAGTTTGATTTTGCTCAAGTACATTCGTTAGTCGTAATTAGATAGGTACTTTAATTTCATATGGGACtatgtccgtgcttcggagggcacgttaagccgttggtcccggctattagctgtaaaaacacctccaccaacccgcattggagcagcgtgatggagtatgctccatacctcctccggttgattgaggggaggcctgtgcccagcagtgggacgtatataggcggtTTATGTATAGGACTATGATGCTGGTTACCAAACGAATAGAAACTTCGCGATCTTTACTTGAGTACATTAAGGAGGTAACAAACATCAAAACCTCTCACTGATTACACACACACATGGCACATTTATAAAGACCCTAAGACTTTTCACTTTGCACTTCCATTTCTTATCCGTTGACTCAGGTGAGAATATTTTAAACTTAAACGACTAGGTAAGTACCATCTTTACAAGAGCAGTTCTAAGTTCAAGTTCCAAGTCAATGTGTATGTGTTGTGGTAAATACTTTCTTACAAACAGGAAAACTTTCGTGTTATCATGATGTATTGTGACCATAAGAGCAAAGATCAAATAAAGCCTCAGGCTAGAATATCCAAgaaatacaaatacataaatgttACGTGATATTCGACACACACTTATCAATTATTTTGCAATTATGTATCATTTTTAGAAAGCTAGCAATAATTAATGGAATTTGTTGGTACCCAAGTActtattgtatataagtagaTATCAAAGGAGCACTAGTTTAACAAGAACTTTCGGTATCTAAGAACGTTGAAGTATGACGAAGGGGGTacgtcattaaatattttaatggaATTTCCGTCGACGTAGTTATACTTACCTCATAATATTTCAGGCAAAACATCAACATTTTCGTGTGAACTATTGATATGTAATGTGTGCTGCCCATACTCACTTATGGCGCCGAAACATGGCTGCTCACGACAGagcacaattataaaataagagtgCCACAACGGCAGCGCGCCATGTTAAGTCTGCCAAACGTGAAATTCCGCCGCGCCCCTATTGTGGAAGGGAAGAAGTGTTCTAAACATACGTATTAAGCATAACACAAGCTTAGGATTATATCCCACCCggagtagtcagagatacatccatcacaaaatgaactaagtacttacccacgcctcaccgagctttctgttagaccaacgtgatatcgtaggtggtgagccgtatcgccgtctataatggtcgagccaactgtgttagtgaaaactgcacttcagatAAATCAATAACTCAAGTCCGGTACAGGGGTTCAAaagtgtgtgtgagtgttgtCCTATCACCGAATATCATCAAAACATCACCTGCCTGCCGCAGCTAGTTAGGCCTATAACTTACGCACATAGGTTTTTAATCCACCGGTGCTTGAGAATCTGTAGCGTAATATACACCAAAACAGTCATATTTACCGAAAATGGTACTTAAGTCACTTACTACCTCAGAACATAAAATAAAGCTTACTACTTACCTCGAGAGCATCTGTACGTAGGCGTAGGTCTTCGAAGTGCTTGTGCGAGGTTACCGCAGACGGCGCCGTGTGACGTCAACTTGCTGCCACTGCATCGCCATTCTTCGTCTGTGTTGGCCACAAAAAGttattcacaaaaatcacatattAAGTATAATGTTCATATGTGAATAATTTCTTGCCTAATATTAATTAATCCGTCAAAAATTAGGTGTATAATGAGAAAAATACGACATAATTATGTGCCTAACCTACCCCCTACTTACTCCACCTGCttactatttacttagttacttactaaagtttaaaaaacatttctcttcatttattttaaacaatctATTTACTTCACTTACCCATCAAAGTATTCAATATCTGAAGTCTTGTCGGAGCGTCGATATTAGGCCGTTCCTGTGCAGTCTTGGGTCTTCTAGGCAGCTCTACTCGGGGTGGCCTAACACCAGCTCCTTCTGTGGTGGCTGGTCGTCTACGTCTGTGTAGCTTGGGCAACTTGTTAACTGACTCCTCCATGGCTTCTAAAGCTTTCAGCTTTTCGTAATAATCGTCTGGTTCCTCTTGTTCTTGCAGAAATGCCTGCAAAAAATTTGGCATTTCGAATCGCGACCTGCGCTTGTTTTCTATATGAACGGGTGTTTTTagtatttcaaattcaaacattACAAAAATTCTCGCGCCGAAGCCGAACACTTCCGGTATCGCTTCTGTGTGCTTCATTGTTAAATAATACAGCAAACCGTGTTCCGCCTTACCCCGTGCACGCCAGCGAGACAGTTTGCACGTGCtccggggggtgaggtaaatcaagcttgTTCCAAGctcgaattagtgcggggcgaagagaGTCCCTTCTAAATAGGTAAGGTATAATTCTTGTAATAGTAATAGCACACCCATTAGACACCTAGATTTAGGGCGATACACTGTTCGAGCAAAACAAGCCCACGAACCATGATTTACTCCTggtttaaaaaaacaatcacTGGTAATTAAACAAATAGACACCAAGAAAGAATTGGACTGTTTAAAATGAAACCCACCTCGCATGAAGTCGAAGGCGCTGGTTCAGGATTCGCTGAAGGCCTTTCACCCAGCAATATGGAAGGGTCATCATCGGCTTCCGAATCTGAGCTTGATGACTGAGCGTCTTGCTCTACAATTTCGTCTGAGGAAATAAAGAAGGATATAATAAATTTACAACATATTAGTCTACCTGCAAGATATCCATTTATAATATCTGCTATGCTATCTAGTAGTATCTGACAATGACGATCTCAGTTTCTTCTATGGTGATATGTTAGAggtctataaaaacaaaattatataaagatCTGGCTTCTCGCACAATTTTTCTTGCACAAATTCTAATATGcccaaaataattatgtaagataGGTGCGTAGCGACTAACGACAGCAAAcgtttaggtaagtacatatgaGAATTGTTTTTTCGagtaagtatctacctacctataatacactaaccaaaataaataatgttatcgCTAAATAAGGATTCGAAGAAAAATAACTCAACGTCAGAGTTAACCTCAGTGaccacaatttttatttttgcaaatTCAATTATTCTGTTTCTTAGTAGGTGTGACGTAGCTACGGTGTCCATCAAATTGAGACAAATAAACAACCTACTATGGAATATGTCACCTTGAAACCAGAAATAGTACCTTCTGCGGATAATTGATCTACTCCCGCGACATGGGTTCCCCAAATATGGAGGGTTTcggacttcgaccaatagcgaTACGACGTTTATCCACAAAGTCgcgtctattggtcaaaaccctcgatacaattcgcgccttttttacgtgacttattgtaggtttgctgcaaatggcattaactacttggccggactaatagggagcgctgagggctctcatccggtacaaaatttaagacaacatgcctgagggtgccctgttgggcgcgaacctcggctcagggcatcgtctgagaggaaaatattttaaagaatagcgataaatcgtcaaccacgccgccGGCAGGGTCGATATCTGGGTTTATTATTCGAGCCGAAACCCATGCCGCCTATGCCtatgaagtacctacctataagagCAACAATATACCTACAACAATATAGACTGATTAAAAAAAGCTGttcaattttcattttcatcttaatatcgtacctacttttaaatttgtttgGTTTGACGACACGTCTGTTTGACTAATTGAGGTGTATTTGCACTTATTTTTAGTTCATGGTTGAACTAAAACAAAGGAATGTCGTGCGCCGCAATACTTACCAACCCATATGTAAACCAATCGCATAGATGCATTTTCATGGGTCCAGTATCTTTACCTATtatacttcttttttttaattatgtaaaatcgTTTTAATATGAGTcagaaatatgtatatatattatagtaaaattacaaattaaatattaatataattataaattaacaattcaagaccttacgtgtcTAATCGTCAAACAATCCCCCCCGAGTTGTTCCAGGCGCAAAGGTCATAAATTAGCTTAACAAATTATCATACATATTATGGCTGCtaaccagtttttttttaaacaagtaGGAAGCCAAGACATACCTAAAGTTGACTGGAAGAAATCATACAGAATctatcttatgttatgtgtttaatATTCTTTAACGTGAGATGCAGAGATGCTTCAATTAGGTTACGTACACACTGACATATCCTTATAATTACTTCAATTGCTTATGTACTACCCAGGTGCCATTGTTCTTCACACACTAAAAACAACACAAACCTTCGCTATCGTCCTGCAAAGAACGGTCATCTAGGTATGTTAACATTGATAGAGCTGACGCGACGTTCTGACGATAGTCTGGGTCATCCGCTGCCTGGGTCCCTTTCAAAGTCAACCGCCGCAGGGCTCCACAAACACCCAACATCCACAAACGACTTGTATCTGCTATTGGATTACTGAAACAAAGACACTTAGTCGTTGGATAGGTTACAGGATTTGAGAACTCTATTGCACTATCGCAAGgtattttcaaataaatgtatacagactgttagtaacatcgcggaatactgagggagataattcgggccatgattctgagttaatatcaagtggaattttccgtagcctgtcggaaaattcgatgaaaattttagtattttttagttccatacttttgcgacgaaaaattccacttgatatcaacacagaatcatggtctgaatcatccctcaaagttttcgttacgatgtcactagcaccctgtaatAGTCAATTCAGGTACGCCAGGATGCGTGAACCTGATGAAGAAATAGGTATGGCCAACCTTACACCGAAAACCTAGAAAAGAATGGTCTGGAATGGAATGTACTTAACATTGTCAGGAACGAAAGCAATACTACTTATACATACTATGGCTAGGTAACACGATTGGTTGGGATTCGTACTCACTCTGCTAAATTGAGGGTGTGCAACTTCTGCAGAGCGGCCAAAGGTTGAAGATCTTGTAAGCGATTGCCGGCCGCGTGGAGTTCCCGTAAAGCACTTAGACCCCATATACCGTCCAGACTCGTCAGACCGCAGCGATTTACACTCAGGATCTGATAAATAACCAATACATAACATGTcaatatcactaatttaagagccacgctcttgtcggtgtagcattctccatactacttttttagggtaaaatagtgcagtggtttccctcttgccttccgcctaaCGCATAacatgtaagtattaacaaaatAACTGCCTTATTCTgcacacaaataattgattaagtaataaaaagctAAGCGAAAAAAAAGCGAAAAAAGTGAAaagcgttaagctgttggtcccggttattacttactgatgtaagtaagcagtcgttacatgagccatctcaggggcttttggcggctcaataattaccctgaccccagggttgattgtgttggtactccacctcacaacccacacgatagaagaagaagaagaagtaataaAAAGATCTAGAAAAACGCCAATCATTTGATCGTCTCCAATTTTGCAGACATCCGTGACAAGGAATTATTCTAAGCGTCAGGACGGACGAATCTACGTAGTTAAATAAAAAGATACTCAATCATCATCAATCAATATTTGGGTTTCCCTTGGCTTTTTCACATGATAAGTATGTGAAAAAGCCAAGGGAAACCATAAGCGTGAGCCTATCAATGGTGGTTTATACGTAATGTATGCGCTATACCTTTAAATGGACCAATTCGGTTCCGAGATCCCGTAGCGAAGAAAGTGCGCTGCCATCTAAAGTCAGAGAGCGTATACGAGGGGCGAGGACATGAAGTCTTCGCAGACCAACGCGCTCGGCGACCACACGAAGCTTCGCCTCGCGAATACGAAGCACCTCCTCGTCTGTTGTGGCACCGCTTGACTGTTTCTACAGAGATAGCCTTACATCAGACCAAATAACTATGTCGTgggcataggtacctacatactttTAGTTCGTACATGAAATCATATAATAGTAGGGTGGATATATCCactagtaatcagaagacaacttttaGCCTCTTGAGTCTTATGGATGATAATTCATcacttcactaatttaagagccacgctcttgtcggtgtagcattctccatt
The genomic region above belongs to Pectinophora gossypiella chromosome 4, ilPecGoss1.1, whole genome shotgun sequence and contains:
- the LOC126366438 gene encoding uncharacterized protein LOC126366438; protein product: MPITEAPCMELGSAPQTPSAVPSPSPSEISSASSPEPQNIRAPPLFRVLAMPPPDPEQPPGQEELERRLPGYRRIVIPRELTLIELLKQSSGATTDEEVLRIREAKLRVVAERVGLRRLHVLAPRIRSLTLDGSALSSLRDLGTELVHLKILSVNRCGLTSLDGIWGLSALRELHAAGNRLQDLQPLAALQKLHTLNLADNPIADTSRLWMLGVCGALRRLTLKGTQAADDPDYRQNVASALSMLTYLDDRSLQDDSEDEIVEQDAQSSSSDSEADDDPSILLGERPSANPEPAPSTSCEAFLQEQEEPDDYYEKLKALEAMEESVNKLPKLHRRRRPATTEGAGVRPPRVELPRRPKTAQERPNIDAPTRLQILNTLMDEEWRCSGSKLTSHGAVCGNLAQALRRPTPTYRCSRDKQAHKEMIETGVEIVTRALAEEIPRAPHLDDWNRFKKLTGIDIDIDFTQRPKAGDPVSAIERLERIEKETKERLSNPDQFVDDIDPEDCTRFRRAMTVVGDYELWKMENIDNIQDTRNDVNSFFADLNIFPTAEDSLTD